The Euphorbia lathyris chromosome 4, ddEupLath1.1, whole genome shotgun sequence genomic interval GTTCAAAATTATTCAATATTCTTATGTGCAAAATTGTTTCAAATTTGAAATGTTAGTATTTTGCGATTAAAAGTATATCTACACATCTCGAAAATATTAAAGACATAATTTGgacctttttttttgttaaattcattattgagtttttatattaagcaCCCGATTTTCCATGTCACTTGAAGGATCCACAGTTTACATTTGGACATGTGTATTGTAATCccgctaaataaataaaatagtagaGGCTCTTATAATATGTGTAGATCTGTATTACACATGTCAAAATATGTGTGGAAGGTCCTCCGTTTGACACGGAGAACTTGGTGGTTCTAATAATCTCTCCTATTAAAGACATAATTTGGacctcttttttctttttgttaaatTCAATATTATGGCTATTTGGCGTGAGTTAAACATGTTATGTATTTATGGTTATTTCATGGAGAAATTTTACTCCAGGAGTACCCTAAAATTACTCTATTTCACAAcacctaacttttttttttttatagaagatTGGAATTTGTAACATCTGTAACTTACCCTGGACCCTAAAATTACTCTATTTCAGAACACCTAACTTTATTATAGAAGATTGGAATTTGTAACATCTATAACTTACAAGAATATAATGCTCCCTTTGTTTATTCTCAAGAGTTTTAAtctaaatcaataaaatattaatcaaGCTACTGAAGTGATTGGAATTACCTTTAGTACTCTCTaagcaatatatatttttttcaattattatagcttaaattataaaattatttttagtgTATTAaagtaaatttgaaaaaaaataaaataaaaatgatcaaATTAATTAAAGATAAAAGTTGGTATAATAAAAAACGAGAGTAAAATTAATAAACCACCAAAAGAGGTAAACTTAAGAGCATAATTTAAAGTAGATCAGTAAATGGTTTGAATTGATCGTTCAACTGATAtctttttgttcttttctcCTATCAGTTTTCTAATAATGGTAAAATCTATACATTATTcatctattatttacaattactCGAACACACCAAACAGCTATTCGCCAGGAATCAATTTTGAGGACAATGCTCCCATGCCATGATCGTGTTGCTACACTCTGAGCGTAGTAACATTTTTGAGGGTGCTATTTTACTCTTATTGTTTTGCCCCCTTGTCCAACGATTCCTTGAAACAGGGTAAATTTAAGATAATTACACCTTCAAAAATGTTTAATGAACCTGCCCTGCCCTGCCCACTATGTTAGTGATGTTTTTGACCTTAGCACCTCATGAAAATGATGCGTCCATGGCTTACTGTAGAACAGCTCACTGTATGTTTCTGCTCCTgtagaataaaaattaaaaaacaatgaACATAGTAGAAGTTTGGTCAAATAAGCTGATAGTTCGGTAATTATTTGGAATCTCATTATCATGGAATGCAAATAAATAAGAAGTAGCATTTCAAATCAAACAGTTTTCACTTACTTGAAGATTTATGTAGGGGTTGATTAAAAAATTTCAGGACTGTTAATGAAACGAGGAGAAGGAGGAATCAAGAAAGGTTGAATTGGCCTCTTCACAAATGGATGGTCCAACAACTGAACTGCTGTAGGTCTATCGTTCGGATTCACTTGTAAGCATTTACGGATGAAATCCTGGGCATCTTTTGACAAGGAATCTGGCACGAGAGGAGGTTCACCCCTACCAATTCTAAATAATGCTTGCATCTGTAACCaacataagaaaataacttTACTGAACTCCACATCTATTTCAACCACAGTAACTAGTAGCACATTTTTAAGCCATTTAACATTGTCAAGTATAATATCCGCCTTTTAGATACCAAATGTAAAATGAAAGCCCAATTTGTAAAACATGGAACTAGAATAATTTGTAAACATGGAACTAGAATGCATACGCCTTCCAAGTGCGAATATGGTGGTCGACCAGTTAACATCTCGAGCACAGAACATCCAAGGCTCCATATATCCGCAGCAAGACCGTAGGTACGATTTCTTAAATTAACAACCTAAAATTTTGCATCAGTAAACCAGTAAGCAGTTACCTAGACAAAATTATAAAGTTGAAAGAGAGAATATGCTAACAATATGAAAAACCTCACATTGACAGTCCAGGAAATCCCTATAATagaacaaaaaggaaaaaggaataCCTCCGGGGCCATCCAAAATGCAGTCCCTTTGCATGATTTGATATCATTGGATTGAGTTGCCTATGAACAAGAAAATCACTAAACGGTAAATATGGGAAAAAGAAATACAGATATTTAACAGCAGATGGGGAGAGTGAAGGATGGGATATAAGAGAGATTAAGAAAACAAGGCACCTTTGCCAATCCAAAATCTGCAAGCTTTACTGATCCGTTTGCATCCACCAGTATGTTAGCACATTTGATATCccttgaaaataaaaattaaaaagaaaagtatTTTAAAAAGCAACTaacaaagaaataataaaactaattttcaaATGCCCCTTCCAACTTGCAGTGaaacaaaatatatttaatatcgTCAACTTTTCCCTAAACTTAATCCTACATATGAGATATAATCTGAGGATTTCACTTTATATAGGACATTTCCGAACATTTTAAACTTTCTTCCTTGTTCTTTCATCATTTTCTCTGGAGAACATATTGCCGCACCAATTTATATATCCTCCTAGTCTATTTAGACCCTGTTCTTTTTTaatgaactgaatgctactggaccgaacttaacaataattataataaataactgaactgaatgctactgaactgaactcaAATtactgatactgaaattaagtgaaaaaGAACAGGGTCTTAGTCTTCTATTCATGGGAAAAATACTATGGCAAAGCAAAGTCTGATTAGTGCAAATAGATAAAATCCACTATCAGAGGGAGGAAAGCAGCAATTAGAATTTCAAggagaaaaattaaaatgaatataGTGTTAAGGATGAATATTTTCCTCATGTCTAACATAATATTGAGCTTCAATttacatttttattattttttggccTAATGCTCCctcagcccccttaacttgtccaaattggtcattttaccccctcaactcatcgaatgtcctatttaccctcttaactccataaaagtggtatttctcaccccctcaacttgtccatttaccccaactcatagaatgtcctatttaccccctttaactccataaaagtggtatttctcacccctccATTTTCATTCTCGAAAGTTAGAATTGACCGGCGTAAGCGACGCGCTTGAAGTCTGACTTCTCAAATGTCACGTGTCAAATTCGGTCAAATTTTTTTGACTACTCAgagttatatataaaaagacGAAAATGACCCTATTATTGAGACTTTTACACTTCCTCTTTTCATCGTGAAGAACAAAACACTTAACCAATAAATCAAGTAATGAAGAAGATAGAACATGAATGGAGAAGATTATATTCAACAggaatgaagaagaaagaagaggaaTCGGGAAGGAAATAAGGATTAGGGATTTGGATGCtagattttagggatttttataatcttttttttttgttacggTTAGTGCCCAATTTTCCACATCCACGCGCTTCATGCCTTTGTTGCACACATACACACACAAAAGTTACTGCCACGTAGGAtcataaggggtgagaaataccacttttatggagttaagggggtaaataggacattcgatgagtctgggataaaatgaccaatttggacgagttaagggggtgagaaataccacttttatggagttaagtgggtaaataggacattcgatgagttgggtgggtaaaatgaccaatttggacaagttaaaggggGCTGGGGGGAGCATTAGGCcttattttttttgtacatTAGATGCTGGTAAATTGCAAGGCTAACTCATTGTGCAAAATGCAAAAGTCTCTACAGCCCGCAGAAAAAAGGTGCAATTTCTGGCAAAATTATTCCTACTTCTATGCTACACAGCATAGTTATTCCTACCAAAATGATTCATGTAATAGGATGAAGGAACTGGAAAAAAAACCCAAAATGAAAGTTAGCTCAGCCTCTCAGCTCCAAGGCCTTCAATATTATGAAACTGAGTTGCAGGACCAAAGGATAATGAAAAATTCCAAAGCAGTATCAGTATTCAGGATTACTTTGAAATGGGCATAAATTAAGGTTTACAAGTAAAACAATGGGAATAGTAATAGAACAGCTGAACATGCCTTTTCAAAGTGTAAAGGAACGCTACAAGGTAATGTTAAAACAAGTTTGACTTTGCAGGCTTTAAAAGAACCTACATACATTGTTTACTAGGAAGCACCGAACTTCTATGAGGCCAACATAAGAGTGTCAGACACTCCGGGGACACCCGACACTCCAAAATAAGTTTcccctctttttcttttttaatatgggGACACGGttttttagttaattaagtaGAATTTAGGGGggttttttaataattttacaaaaaagaggggttgatatttaaaaaataaaataaacccctataaaaaaaaaagaaaactaacacTAAAAAAAAGGATATAGCAGCCGCGCCTTTTGTGGCAGTTTAAATAGTTTGAAGTATTAAATGttttgtggtgggacccctccccggaccctcgctcagcggggatgcgtagtgcgaccgggccgcccttttttttttttaataactttATTATAGATGTTATTTATGGTGTATGACTTGTGAATGTTATttgtgatatatatatatataaataaatttggCATGTCCCCGCCGTAGCTGTGTCATATTTTTTCAAAATGCCATTTCCCGCACCCGCAAGAGTACCCGTGTCGGTGCTTCCTACGTTATTTATAACTGCTTGCGTTTTTCAAGTAGTCAGCAGAGAACTTTTTGAAGTCATTAAGAGAGAAATTTTGCTGAAAGTAGAGCTGGAATATGGATATATAATTTCATATAAgaacaataatgatgatgatgataataataataataataaatcaacTTAAGGACATAAGAACCCAAAAACTTTGCATTTAAGATGCAGCAAAGAaggttcatcaaaaaaaaaaaaaaaaagatgcagCAAAGAAGGGAAATTAAGATTTGGAAAACTTGCCCAATCAGTAAAATAAAAACTAGCGAAGGTTAAAGTTCAACACTTCATATGTATTACCTATGAACCACACCCCGATCATGAAGATATCTTAAGCCATTCAAAATTTGTCTTGTGTATGCTGAGACCTGAGAATCTCTCAAATGGTACTTCTGATAAAGCCTTGCAAGTGAACCTTTTGTTGCAAGCTCAAGGAAGATATAAAGCTTAGCTCCATCCTGTAAAGCTTTTAATAAATTGTGATACAAAGTAAAAGCCCATGAAATCGATTTCAATATAGCAATAagtccaaattttttttaaaaaaaaaaaaacaaaaggcaACACTATccactaattaaaatatatttgcaACTGTCTTCAACTTAGGCAAGGACAAATTGAGGAGTGACAATACTCCTGTTGTCAAATTAGATGTTTCATGTTTTAGCTGTGGACACTATATTGCAAATGCATGAAAAGTAGCCAGGTAGTCTGTGAAAAATAACAGAAAAATGAGCAGTGAATCCATGACTAATAGTTGTTTCAATATAAAAGAagtttagttttaattaaaagtgGTGCTGTCTGCTAAGACAAAAGAAGCAAAAGACAGCTGATGCAAATTGCTGCGAGCCGCAGATATCAAATAAAAGCATATTGTCCACTATGACTTGTGGTACTACTTAAACCTCTAGCCCCTAAAGAAGGGTCCTATGTCATGTCAATTGCCTTCAGCAGTTTGAGATAGGCTTTTTGGTTCCTCGACTAGAATATACGAGGATAGCAGGGTCAACcaatttatttccttcttcacaCAAAGGCAGATAATGAAATAGAACAAAATGCATGTCACAATTCTGCATGGTTAGGAAACATATCTTTAGGAATTCCTACAATGTTGTTTCTATCTGTACTAACATAAGAAAGTATCACCAAACACTTTTAGATGCATCTTAAAGAAAGGGTTCACATTATGCACGACATGTATGTCATCTCATGATGAATAACAAAAGAAAGAAACTAACTAAGAAATGAGAATTATACCTTGTCTGTTCCAAGATACCGAACTATGTTCTCATGTTCAAAGTCTCTCAGAAGAGAAATCTCCTGGACCAATAAATATGCTATTAGCAATGGATATTAATGATGCATTAATAGCTGTAAGAGGTGGGACTGAAGCATGCATATAAACTTCGGATTATATGATGCGACTATAGAACTATCAGAATAGAGGGTAAATTAAGCTGTATATAATCttgatgaataagattaattcTTCCTACCTGCTCAAGTTGTAAAATGCTCTGCTTCCCTTGGCTTCCTTGATCCAGCAAAGAAACCTCCTTCACAGCAAAAAAGAATCCATCACTGCAGCAAATTCAAATACATAAATAAGTAAGAAATATCAGAAGCCAAATAAGTTCACAAAAATGTACTAAGTATTTCATCAATGATATATGACCATCTCTCTCTTTAATTTTCTTATTCTGCAGAATTGACTAAACAATAATTAGTTCATCGATATCTTGTATGTAGCCATAAATGATTTCCTCATTTTTGGTAAGGATCAACTCTTATACCAGCAACAAGAAGAGGAAAAATCAAAGAACATACAAATATTAGCCAAAGAAGAACCAGACCTCTAAAACCAGCACTAAACCCAGCATGAACCatacttctttcttttctccTCCTAACGTTGGGATAATTATCTTCCACTCTTAGTGCCtgcttatttcattttttattaataatttattattgaggagtctatctcctctcactattggtaatataaaaataattaatcattttaatgataaaataataaataaggagtgaatatgaGGAGTATTATTGGAGATACAATGTTTTAgtcactcctcaaatcactacgagtcaattgtttatattctTTAAAGAGGGTggactaagagtctcttggacaTGCTCTTAAGTCACAATCCCGTGGTCAACTAGTCAGAAGCCATATGGCATCAACATAACCAAGTTAAAATGTTTAAGTGGATGACAGGCCACTGTAAATTAAATTCAAGTAGATTTAAAAGACCATGTGAGGTTCCCCGATTTCATTAACTTAACACTTCATCGTGCTCTTTTAGTCACATTTGACAAAAATAGcttttttaaaaatgaaattgaaattgagcaCAATTCGATCAAATGGGATTATGCTTAATTTAGCCTCGTTCATTTTATTCAGATTACAAAGATTGTCAGCTATACTTTTAGTCAATTAGAGTTATCTTAGTAACTAAATATGCACCTTATACATACATCggaagggaaggcttgcccccaatacatcGGAAGGGAAGGCTTGCCGCTCTTttagtcttaggagcggcctcttgccaattaaattggcaaggaaggcttgcccccaatacacccttgtggtgggacccctccccggaccctcgctcagcggggacgcgtaatgcgaccgggccgccttttttttttttttatacatacaTCGGAAGCATTGTCATTACTTACTTGCCGCCATTGTGCAAGTGTAAACCATAGTTCAATAGCTTTTTTTTTGGGTAGGGGACAAAAAGAGAGCTTGAGCAATAATCACTCATCAACCCACTATGAATTGGAATAAGTTCAAATTCGTTTCGAAAGACCCGACTGTGAATCCACATGCCAAATTTATGATAACTTAACTGTAATGCATTAAGTAGAAGACTTACTCGGTGTAGCCTTCAAAAACAGTTCCAAAAGACCCGCTACCCAAAAGCTCACCCTTTTGCCATGAATTAATATTCCTTCTGAATTTCGCATTTGGAGAAACACAATGCACTATCTGCATAATAGCTCCCGGTGTATCATGTTCACCGTTCTCTCCATCGCTATAATCGTCATTCGACTGAGAAGAGCAAGAAGGTTCAGGAAGAATTTCATTCTCGCCCACCCTGTTGCTATTCAATCGTTCTATCTCTTCATCTACATCACTATCCTCCCCCTTCTTGTTCTCTTCAATTTCTCTGTCGCCTCGATTTAAGTAATCCgagtcttcatcatcattaGGAGCAAAAGAGTTCAATATATCCCAAGTCGAACTCACATGATCAACTACCGGTTGCAACAACATAACAGGCGGAGGCGCCAAAATCGGCGGTCTATCTCCCTTAATCCCTCCGCCGCGATCTTTAACAGTTCTCACGCTGACTCCGCTATTCAAATGAGTAAAACTGTAAGCAATTTTGGAATTAGAAACCTCACCTTCAACTTCACGCTTGTTGGAAAAGTGGATAGTATTTCTATCAGGTTCGTTCTCACTAAGCTTAGCTTCAGTTTGAAATCGAACAGTATCGACATTAGGCTTATCCGAAGGAGCGGAGTGAGTGAAAGGCGAAGGAGTATGAACGCAAGAGCGGCGGGCCTTTTGAGCCTCCCAAACAGCAGTAGGAATAGCAAAATCTTCAGGACCAGAAAAGCCGAGAGTCTGGCAAAAAAGGTCAAATTCGCCGTCGATACCCTTAATACGGAAGCTAGCTTTGGGGTCCAAAAGAAGAGAGCGAATCCGGTGAGtggaagcatcaagagaaaaggaagaagagggATGATAATCGATATTCTTGCCAGCGTTGAGGCGATCAAGCTTGGGCTTAGGTGTAAGCTTGTGGTCCATGGGGAATTGGAGAATTGATCGTATCCACTTGAATCATAAAAAGACGGCGTGGATTCCTATGTgtagaa includes:
- the LOC136225985 gene encoding mitogen-activated protein kinase kinase kinase 1-like, with translation MDHKLTPKPKLDRLNAGKNIDYHPSSSFSLDASTHRIRSLLLDPKASFRIKGIDGEFDLFCQTLGFSGPEDFAIPTAVWEAQKARRSCVHTPSPFTHSAPSDKPNVDTVRFQTEAKLSENEPDRNTIHFSNKREVEGEVSNSKIAYSFTHLNSGVSVRTVKDRGGGIKGDRPPILAPPPVMLLQPVVDHVSSTWDILNSFAPNDDEDSDYLNRGDREIEENKKGEDSDVDEEIERLNSNRVGENEILPEPSCSSQSNDDYSDGENGEHDTPGAIMQIVHCVSPNAKFRRNINSWQKGELLGSGSFGTVFEGYTDDGFFFAVKEVSLLDQGSQGKQSILQLEQEISLLRDFEHENIVRYLGTDKDGAKLYIFLELATKGSLARLYQKYHLRDSQVSAYTRQILNGLRYLHDRGVVHRDIKCANILVDANGSVKLADFGLAKATQSNDIKSCKGTAFWMAPEVVNLRNRTYGLAADIWSLGCSVLEMLTGRPPYSHLEGMQALFRIGRGEPPLVPDSLSKDAQDFIRKCLQVNPNDRPTAVQLLDHPFVKRPIQPFLIPPSPRFINSPEIF